In Salmo salar chromosome ssa15, Ssal_v3.1, whole genome shotgun sequence, one genomic interval encodes:
- the LOC106572324 gene encoding E3 ubiquitin-protein ligase TRIM35-like, protein MATPVPVHELLLDTLDSLVSSELKRFQYLLTKNMLDGRFPIPKGCLENAGREDTVEKMVNAYSHEGAVKISLKILRKMDQNDLAMKLETGTLEKVPALKKTAFDQKEELKSNLESLRKNQETYKSMEVHIKKQRADAERQMREQFEKFHQFLREEEEARLVMLREEEEQKGKAIAREMERILKQISSLEQDLQKDDRTFLMSYKYTQNSTLPGTQQVSGGLIDMAKHLGNLKFRMWEKMKEIVQYTPVILNPNTANRWLSVSDNLTSVRFNNIGQQITDNPERFAQYAKVLGSEGFSSGKHIWEVEVGDHPEWNLGVAKETIDRKGEILASPGYGIWAILNRNGVYQSGKGEPLAFEKLKRIRVQLDFTSGEVSFYDPKDMTHIYTHKDTFAERLYPYFLVGLAGGANNPDIHICQSEVSLTVMASQ, encoded by the coding sequence ATGGCAACTCCTGTTCCTGTCCATGAGCTGCTGCTGGACACTTTGGATAGCTTGGTCTCAAGCGAGCTGAAGAGATTTCAGTATCTACTGACTAAGAACATGTTAGATGGCCGGTTTCCTATTCCTAAGGGCTGTCTGGAGAACGCTGGCAGGGAGGACACCGTGGAGAAGATGGTCAATGCCTACAGCCACGAAGGAGCAGTGAAGATCTCACTGAAGATCCTGAGGAAGATGGACCAGAATGATCTTGCTATGAAGCTGGAGACAGGCACTCTAGAAAAGGTGCCAGCACTGAAAAAGACTGCGTTTGATCAAAAGGAAGAACTAAAATCCAATTTAGAGAGTCTTCGAAAGAATCAAGAAACGTACAAAAGCATGGAGGTCCACATTAAGAAGCAACGTGCGGACGCAGAGAGGCAGATGAGGGAGCAGTTTGAAAAGTTCCACCAGTTtctgagagaggaagaagaggccaGACTGGTTATGctcagggaggaagaggagcagaagGGCAAGGCTATcgccagagagatggagagaattcTCAAGCAGATCTCTTCTCTTGAACAGGACCTGCAGAAAGACGACCGCACATTCCTCATGAGCTACAAATACACCCAGAACAGCACACTGCCGGGTACACAGCAGGTCTCAGGAGGGCTTATCGACATGGCCAAACACCTGGGAAACCTGAAGTTCAGAATGTGGGAGAAGATGAAGGAGATAGTCCAATACACTCCTGTGATTCTGAACCCCAACACTGCAAACCGCTGGCTCTCTGTGTCTGATAATCTGACCAGTGTGAGATTTAATAACATAGGTCAGCAAATCACTGACAACCCAGAGAGGTTCGCACAGTATGCCAAGGTTCTAGGCTCAGAGGGCTTCAGCTCAGGGAAGCACATctgggaggtggaggtgggggacCATCCTGAGTGGAATCTGGGCGTAGCTAAAGAGACCATTGATAGGAAGGGGGAGATTCTTGCTTCACCAGGTTATGGAATCTGGGCTATACTGAACAGGAATGGTGTGTATCAAAGTGGAAAGGGTGAGCCCCTTGCTTTTGAGAAGCTGAAGAGGATCCGAGTGCAGCTGGACTTCACCAGTGGGGAGGTGTCCTTCTACGACCCCAAAGATATGACACACATCTATACTCATAAAGACACGTTTGCTGAGAGACTGTACCCATACTTTCTTGTTGGACTGGCTGGTGGTGCCAACAACCCTGATATACATATCTGCCAATCAGAGGTGTCTCTGACTGTAATGGCATCTCAGTGA